The following proteins are co-located in the Engraulis encrasicolus isolate BLACKSEA-1 chromosome 2, IST_EnEncr_1.0, whole genome shotgun sequence genome:
- the LOC134461078 gene encoding retinoic acid-induced protein 3, whose protein sequence is MRLKTMASVWPTCPSPRVLLLLLLLSTSLPSIHGQTSTAIPSLTADAADSTSAPLSPPAASATLTPPLNPTTTGSAETSATTSTSTRPVTLTAPPPVRNSSLGPGDPTDGVSVAIVTAPAPGCGPGLDPVYSNLCDKQAAWGIVVESLAALGVVLGLSLLLGLVLWGLWRCCFCSCRLRSSHCGRGSGGSVASLGLFLLGAAGLLALTFAFVVRLTPRTCPTRLFLFGVLSAVCFSALLARCLALLGFAVARGWAEPGTVLVLSLVQVIIAVEWLLVVLVRDRLPCSYSQPEFAMLLIYVLCLLAATLVLAVRLVWRTRRTYGYSYRHTASWSREGHTQAALLLGTALLVAALWVVWIALLTRGNREMGRQPGWDDPVLAVALVSSGWVLLLGHGVSQLVFLCRGERRAKGSPLDFTSWTSPSPGMGSLPSPTSPDPKGGRDNGSFENDTADNRKGGKRSEPVLRSPYESGFSMTEIDPDKDYSIPRPQTTNINEPYDDYYGPSVGN, encoded by the exons ATGAGACTGAAAACAATGGCGAGTGTTTGGCCCACGTGTCCATCCCCACgtgtcctcctcctgctcctgctcctgtccacctccctcccctccatccaTGGCCAAACCTCCACCGCCATCCCCTCCCTCACGGCCGACGCTGCCGACAGCACCTCCGCCCCGCTGAGCCCACCAGCAGCATCCGCAACTCTCACGCCTCCCCTAAACCCCACTACCACAGGCTCTGCCGAGacctccgccaccacctccacctccaccagacCCGTCACCCTAACAGCCCCACCCCCCGTGCGGAACTCCAGCCTGGGCCCCGGTGACCCCACAGACGGGGTATCTGTAGCCATAGTCACCGCTCCGGCTCCGGGTTGTGGGCCAGGCCTGGACCCCGTCTACTCTAACCTGTGTGACAAGCAGGCGGCGTGGGGCATCGTGGTGGAGAGCCTGGCTGCGCTGGGGGTGGTGCTGGGTCTCAgcctgctgctggggctggtgctgtgGGGCCTGTGGCGCTGCTGCTTCTGCTCGTGCCGGCTGCGGAGCTCCCACTGCGGCCGGGGCTCGGGGGGAAGCGTGGCCTCCCTGGGGCTGTTCCTGCTGGGGGCCGCCGGCCTGCTGGCGCTCACCTTCGCCTTCGTGGTGCGCCTGACGCCGCGCACCTGCCCCACGCGCCTCTTCCTGTTCGGCGTGCTGTCGGCTGTGTGCTTCTCGGCGCTGCTGGCCCGCTGCCTGGCGCTGCTGGGCTTCGCAGTGGCCCGCGGCTGGGCCGAGCCCGGCACGGTGCTGGTGCTGTCGCTGGTGCAGGTGATCATCGCGGTGGAgtggctgctggtggtgctggtgcgcGACCGGCTGCCGTGCAGCTACTCGCAGCCGGAGTTCGCCATGCTGCTCATCTACGTGCTGTGCCTGCTGGCGGCCACACTGGTCCTGGCCGTGCGGCTGGTGTGGCGCACGCGGCGCACCTACGGCTACAGCTACCGGCACACGGCGTCGTGGAGCCGCGAGGGCCACACGCAGGCCGCACTGCTGCTGGGCACCGCGCTGCTGGTGGCCGCCCTATGGGTGGTGTGGATCGCCCTGCTCACCCGCGGCAACCGCGAGATGGGCCGGCAGCCCGGCTGGGACGACCCGGTGCTGGCGGTGGCGCTGGTGTCCAGCGGGTGGGTGCTGCTGCTGGGCCACGGGGTCAGCCAGCTGGTCTTCCTGTGCCGGGGCGAGCGGCGGGCCAAGGGCAGCCCCCTGGACTTCACCAGCTGGACCAGCCCCTCGCCCGGCATGGGCAGCCTGCCCAGCCCCACCAGCCCCGACCCCAAGGGGGGCCGAGACAACGGCAGCTTCGAGAACGACACTGCAGACAATAGGAAAGGAG GTAAAAGAAGTGAACCTGTACTGCGGTCCCCATATGAATCAGGATTTTCCATGACA GAAATCGATCCAGATAAAGACTATTCCATTCCGAGGCCTCAGACCACAAACATCAACGAGCCTTACGACGACTACTATGGACCCAGCGTTGGTAACTGA
- the LOC134461084 gene encoding retinal cone rhodopsin-sensitive cGMP 3',5'-cyclic phosphodiesterase subunit gamma-like, which produces MSSSGGALSTPAGANGPTTPKKGPPKFKQRTTRTFKSKAPRPGQKGFGDDIPGMEGLGTDFTVVCPWEAFGDMELSDLAKYGII; this is translated from the exons ATGAGCTCCTCAGGAGGTGCACTTTCCACTCCTGCCGGAGCCAACGGCCCAACGACACCCAAGAAGGGACCACCCAAGTTCAAGCAGAGGACGACCCGTACCTTCAAGAGCAAAGCCCCCAGGCCCGGACAGAAGGG ATTTGGTGATGACATCCCAGGCATGGAGGGTCTTGGCACAG ACTTCACGGTGGTCTGCCCATGGGAAGCCTTTGGAGACATGGAGCTGAGCGACCTGGCCAAATACGGCATCATCTAA